In Zalophus californianus isolate mZalCal1 chromosome 4, mZalCal1.pri.v2, whole genome shotgun sequence, the following proteins share a genomic window:
- the UBIAD1 gene encoding ubiA prenyltransferase domain-containing protein 1 has translation MAASQVPGEINIQAGETAEAGDRDLLGSDCPEQDGLLQRSWRQKCASYVLALRPWSFSASLTPVALGSALAYRSQGVLDPRLLVGCAVAVLAVHGAGNLVNTYYDFSKGIDHKKSDDRTLVDHILEPQDVVRFGVFLYTLGCVCAACLYYLSPLKLEHLALIYFGGLSGSFLYTGGIGFKYVALGDLVILITFGPLAVMFAYAVQVGSLAVFPLVYAIPLALSTEAILHSNNTRDMESDREAGIVTLAILIGPTLSYMLYNTLLFLPYLIFSILATHCSISLALPLLTIPMAFSLERQFRSQTFNKLPQRTAKLNLLLGLFYVFGIILAPAGSLPKL, from the exons ATGGCGGCCTCACAGGTCCCGGGGGAGATTAACATACAGGCGGGAGAGACGGCCGAGGCCGGGGACAGGGACCTCCTGGGGAGCGACTGTCCGGAGCAGGACGGGCTTCTCCAACGCTCCTGGAGGCAGAAGTGCGCCTCCTACGTGCTGGCCCTGCGGCCCTGGAGCTTCAGTGCTTCACTCACCCCGGTGGCCCTGGGCAGTGCCCTGGCCTACAGATCTCAGGGCGTCCTGGATCCCAGGCTGCTGGTGGGTTGTGCTGTGGCTGTCCTGGCCGTGCACGGGGCTGGCAATTTGGTCAACACTTACTATGACTTTTCCAAGGGTATTGACCACAAAAAGAGCGATGACAGGACCCTGGTGGACCATATCTTGGAGCCCCAGGATGTTGTTCGGTTTGGAGTCTTCCTCTACACTTTGGGCTGTGTCTGTGCGGCTTGTCTCTACTACCTGTCTCCTCTGAAATTGGAGCACTTGGCTCTCATCTACTTTGGAGGCCTGTCTGGCTCTTTTCTCTACACAGGAG GAATTGGATTCAAGTATGTGGCTCTGGGAGACCTGGTCATCCTCATCACTTTTGGCCCGCTGGCTGTGATGTTCGCCTATGCCGTCCAGGTGGGGTCCCTGGCGGTCTTCCCACTGGTCTACGCCATCCCCCTTGCCCTGAGCACCGAGGCCATTCTCCATTCCAACAACACCAGGGACATGGAGTCCGACAGGGAGGCCGGCATCGTCACGCTCGCCATCCTCATCGGCCCTACCCTCTCCTACATGCTCTACAACACGCTGCTCTTCCTGCCCTACCTGATCTTCAGCATCCTGGCCACACACTGCAGCATCAGCCTGGCCCTCCCCCTACTCACCATCCCCATGGCCTTCTCCCTGGAGAGACAGTTCCGAAGCCAGACTTTCAACAAACTGCCCCAGAGGACTGCCAAACTCAACCTCTTGCTGGGGCTCTTCTATGTCTTTGGCATCATTCTGGCCCCAGCGGGCAGTCTGCCCAAACTGTAA